In Streptomyces sp. NBC_01426, one genomic interval encodes:
- a CDS encoding spermidine synthase: MTAPAPEPVTVDRREGPYGEVVLRRRGETHEIIANGCFLMDTSDGRSERLLIDAAFGALDPAPAAPSVLVGGLGVGFSLAHAASQPHWGRIVVAEREEAIIDWHRGGPLAPLSAAALADPRVRVLHADLVAYLHATDDRYDALCLDIDNGPDWTVTDDNRGLYSPAGLAACRARLTAGGVLAVWSARPSAAFEQALRNAGFESVRTEEVRVARGVPDVVHLARGPVGPT, from the coding sequence ATGACCGCCCCCGCACCGGAACCCGTCACCGTCGACCGCCGCGAAGGACCGTACGGGGAGGTGGTGTTGCGCCGGCGCGGGGAGACCCACGAGATCATCGCCAACGGCTGTTTCCTCATGGACACTTCGGACGGCCGCTCCGAACGCCTGCTGATCGACGCGGCGTTCGGCGCCCTGGACCCGGCCCCGGCGGCCCCGTCCGTGCTCGTCGGCGGTCTCGGCGTCGGCTTCTCCCTCGCCCACGCGGCCTCCCAGCCGCACTGGGGTCGGATCGTCGTCGCCGAGCGCGAGGAGGCGATCATCGACTGGCACCGCGGCGGGCCGCTGGCCCCGCTCTCGGCCGCCGCCCTCGCCGACCCCCGGGTCCGCGTCCTGCACGCCGATCTCGTCGCCTACCTCCACGCCACGGACGACCGGTACGACGCCCTCTGCCTGGACATCGACAACGGGCCGGACTGGACCGTGACCGACGACAACCGCGGCCTGTACTCCCCCGCGGGCCTCGCCGCCTGCCGGGCCCGCCTCACCGCCGGCGGGGTGCTCGCCGTCTGGTCCGCGCGACCCTCCGCGGCCTTCGAGCAGGCACTGCGGAATGCCGGATTCGAGTCGGTACGGACGGAAGAAGTGCGAGTCGCCCGAGGTGTCCCGGACGTCGTCCACCTGGCCCGGGGCCCGGTCGGCCCCACATAG
- a CDS encoding DUF4097 family beta strand repeat-containing protein, with protein sequence MPSHTAHAARPGALARASRPARTAVAACAVVGGLLLTGCSLTAHTMKTVRADATVAEAVTAVEITGARHGSIEVTPGSGPGVAVHRTVHYRGDTAPRPGQRVSGGLLTFDSGCTGSCYVDYRLEVPASATVKLESSSGRVTVTGVAAADVETSSGDVELERIAGALKARTSSGDITGSALAGPGADIRSTSGDARLAFTASPNAVAAETGSGNVTLTVPSAPYRVDVSTTSGDRRIALPTDPAAGARLSVRTTSGDVRVSAA encoded by the coding sequence ATGCCTTCCCACACCGCGCACGCCGCCCGCCCCGGTGCACTCGCCCGGGCCTCCCGACCCGCCCGCACCGCCGTCGCGGCCTGCGCCGTCGTCGGCGGGCTCCTCCTCACCGGCTGCTCGTTGACCGCGCACACGATGAAGACCGTGCGCGCCGACGCCACCGTCGCCGAAGCCGTCACGGCGGTCGAGATCACGGGCGCCCGGCACGGCTCCATCGAGGTGACGCCGGGCAGCGGCCCGGGCGTCGCCGTCCACCGCACCGTCCACTACCGGGGCGACACGGCGCCCCGGCCGGGGCAGCGCGTCTCCGGGGGCCTGCTCACCTTCGACAGCGGCTGCACCGGCAGTTGCTACGTCGACTACCGCCTGGAGGTGCCGGCCTCCGCGACGGTCAAGCTCGAAAGCAGCAGCGGCCGCGTCACCGTGACCGGGGTGGCCGCGGCGGACGTCGAGACCTCGTCGGGCGACGTGGAACTGGAGCGCATCGCGGGCGCGCTGAAGGCCCGTACCTCCTCGGGCGACATCACCGGCTCGGCCCTGGCCGGCCCGGGAGCCGACATCCGCTCCACGTCCGGCGACGCCCGCCTGGCGTTCACGGCGTCCCCGAACGCGGTGGCCGCCGAGACCGGCTCGGGCAACGTCACCCTGACGGTGCCGTCGGCGCCCTACCGGGTCGACGTCTCCACCACCTCGGGCGACCGCCGGATCGCCCTGCCCACCGACCCGGCGGCCGGCGCCCGCCTCTCGGTGAGGACCACCTCGGGCGACGTCCGCGTCTCGGCGGCCTGA
- a CDS encoding sulfurtransferase, whose product MTVSQNPPGPLVGTSWLAARLGGPDLVVLDASVAPHRGADRRIPGARPFDLDGALCDHTTDLPHTMPAAAAFEHAMRDLGLDDRATVVVYDGAGLHSSARAWWMLRAMGFDRAAVLDGGLPAWEAAGLPVEDTGPGYEGPCGSFTARPRAGLLVDAAAVTDALADPAAAVLDARTRERFAGTAPEPRPGLRGGHMPGSLNLPFGDLKGPDGLMRPPGELRQAFQALAGERERLYLSCGSGVTACVLALGADLAGYRDLAVYDGSWSEWGLPSNRPVATGG is encoded by the coding sequence ATGACCGTGTCGCAGAACCCCCCGGGCCCCCTGGTCGGGACCTCCTGGCTGGCCGCCCGCCTCGGCGGGCCCGACCTGGTCGTCCTCGACGCCTCCGTCGCCCCCCACCGCGGCGCCGACCGACGGATCCCGGGCGCCCGGCCCTTCGACCTCGACGGCGCCCTCTGCGACCACACCACGGACCTCCCGCACACGATGCCCGCGGCCGCCGCCTTCGAGCACGCGATGCGGGACCTCGGCCTCGACGACCGGGCCACGGTGGTCGTGTACGACGGCGCGGGCCTCCATTCGAGCGCCCGGGCGTGGTGGATGCTGCGCGCCATGGGCTTCGACCGGGCCGCCGTCCTGGACGGCGGACTGCCCGCGTGGGAGGCCGCCGGACTGCCCGTGGAAGACACCGGGCCCGGGTACGAGGGACCCTGCGGCTCCTTCACCGCCCGGCCGCGCGCCGGACTGCTGGTGGACGCCGCCGCCGTGACCGACGCCCTGGCCGACCCGGCGGCGGCCGTGCTGGACGCCCGCACCCGGGAACGGTTCGCGGGCACCGCCCCGGAACCCCGCCCCGGTCTGCGCGGCGGACACATGCCGGGCTCCCTGAACCTGCCCTTCGGCGACCTCAAGGGCCCGGACGGGCTGATGCGGCCCCCCGGGGAACTCCGCCAGGCCTTCCAGGCGTTGGCGGGCGAGCGGGAACGCCTGTACCTCAGCTGCGGGTCGGGGGTGACCGCCTGCGTGCTCGCGCTGGGCGCCGACCTCGCAGGGTACCGGGACCTCGCGGTGTACGACGGCTCGTGGAGCGAATGGGGTCTGCCGTCCAACCGGCCGGTGGCGACCGGGGGTTAA
- a CDS encoding HAMP domain-containing sensor histidine kinase — MSQRQPGGLRPFSPFSIKTKLGTLVVVSVFITTGLLLVALRTDTELRFITVFSVIASMLITQFVAHGLTAPLDDMTTVARAISHGDYTRRVREAGRRDELGDLAATINLMADDLEAVDRHRKELVANVSHELRTPIAALRAVLENVVDGVSAADPETMRTALKQTERLGRLVETLLDLSRVDNGVVPLRARRFEVWPYLSGVLKESGLAAAGRPGLTSGSGGHTRNDVHLHLDVFPFELTAYADAERLHQVVANLIDNAVKHSPPHGRVTVRARAGDAPGSLDLEVRDEGPGIPESEWHRVFERFNRGNSGGGDGGTGLGLAIARWAVGLHGGQIGVAESSRGCRILVTLPGSSQASR, encoded by the coding sequence GTGAGCCAGCGGCAGCCGGGCGGGCTGCGACCCTTCTCGCCGTTCTCGATCAAGACGAAGCTGGGCACGCTCGTCGTGGTGTCGGTCTTCATCACCACGGGCCTGCTGCTGGTGGCCCTGCGCACGGACACCGAGCTGCGGTTCATCACGGTGTTCTCGGTGATCGCCTCGATGCTGATCACCCAGTTCGTGGCGCACGGTCTGACGGCGCCGCTCGACGACATGACCACGGTGGCCCGGGCGATCTCCCACGGGGACTACACCCGCCGGGTCCGCGAGGCGGGGCGCCGCGACGAGCTGGGCGACCTGGCCGCGACGATCAACCTGATGGCGGACGACCTGGAGGCGGTGGACCGGCACCGCAAGGAGCTGGTCGCCAACGTCTCCCACGAGCTGCGCACGCCGATCGCGGCCCTGCGGGCGGTGCTGGAGAACGTGGTCGACGGGGTGTCGGCCGCCGACCCGGAGACCATGCGGACGGCGCTGAAGCAGACCGAGCGGCTGGGCCGGCTGGTGGAGACCCTGCTGGACCTGTCCCGGGTGGACAACGGCGTGGTCCCGCTGCGGGCGCGCCGGTTCGAGGTGTGGCCGTACCTGTCGGGGGTGCTCAAGGAGTCCGGGCTGGCGGCCGCCGGGCGGCCGGGGCTGACCTCCGGTTCGGGCGGGCACACCCGCAACGACGTCCACCTCCACCTGGACGTGTTCCCTTTCGAACTGACGGCGTACGCCGACGCGGAACGGCTCCACCAGGTGGTGGCGAACCTGATCGACAACGCGGTCAAGCACAGCCCCCCGCACGGCCGGGTCACGGTCCGGGCCCGGGCCGGCGACGCGCCCGGGAGCCTGGACCTGGAGGTGCGGGACGAGGGTCCCGGGATCCCCGAATCCGAGTGGCACCGGGTCTTCGAGCGGTTCAACCGGGGGAATTCCGGTGGCGGCGACGGGGGCACCGGACTGGGCCTGGCGATCGCCCGCTGGGCCGTCGGCCTGCACGGGGGCCAGATCGGAGTGGCCGAATCGTCACGCGGCTGCCGCATCCTCGTCACGCTTCCGGGCAGCTCCCAGGCATCGCGTTGA
- the lon gene encoding endopeptidase La produces MASTSVSLTLPVLPLDDEVVLPGMVVPLDLSDADVRAAVEAAQAAAGSGKPRVLLVPRIDGQYAGTGVLGTVEQVGRLSDGDPGALIRGRGRVRIGAGTTGPGAALWVEGETVEETVPEPLPGAVTELVKEYKALATSWLKKRGAWQVVDRVQQIEGVSALADNSGYSPFLTVAQKVELLETADPVARLRLAVKALSDHLAEQDVAESIAKDVQDGVDKQQREFLLRRQLEAVRKELRELNGEKDGEESDDYRTRVEAADLPEKVREAALKEVEKLERSSDQSPEGSWIRTWLDTVLELPWNERTEDEYDIRGARAVLDAEHAGLSDVKDRITEYLAVRKRRSERGMGVIGGRRGGAVLALVGPPGVGKTSLGESVAHAMGRKFVRVALGGVRDEAEIRGHRRTYVGALPGRIVRAIKEAGSMNPVVLLDEIDKVGSDFRGDPAAALLEVLDPAQNHTFRDHYLEVELDLSDVVFLATANVLEAIPEALADRMELVRLDGYTEDEKVVIARDHLLPRQLERAGLGADEVVLEEDALRRLAGEYTREAGVRTLERSLARLLRKVASQHELGERELPFHVGADDLRPLIGRPHHVPESAQDPAERRTAVPGVATGLAVTGAGGDVLYVEASLADPETGAAGLTLTGQLGDVMKESAQIALSFLRSHGAELELPVADLKDRGVHIHFPAGAVPKDGPSAGITMTTALASLLSGRQVRTDVAMTGEVSLTGRVLPIGGVKQKLLAAHRAGLTTVIIPKRNEADLDDVPAEVLEGLEVHPVTDVRQVLELALAGAEVAAAVAA; encoded by the coding sequence ATGGCTTCGACGTCCGTATCGCTCACCCTGCCCGTACTGCCGCTCGACGACGAGGTCGTGCTGCCCGGGATGGTCGTCCCGCTGGACCTGTCCGACGCCGACGTACGGGCGGCCGTGGAGGCCGCCCAGGCCGCCGCGGGCAGCGGGAAGCCCCGGGTGCTGCTCGTGCCGCGGATCGACGGACAGTACGCGGGCACCGGTGTGCTCGGAACGGTCGAGCAGGTGGGACGGCTCTCCGACGGGGACCCGGGCGCGCTCATCCGAGGGCGCGGACGCGTCCGCATCGGCGCCGGGACCACCGGGCCCGGGGCCGCGCTCTGGGTCGAGGGCGAGACCGTCGAGGAGACGGTGCCCGAGCCGCTGCCCGGCGCCGTCACCGAGCTCGTCAAGGAGTACAAAGCCCTCGCCACCAGCTGGCTCAAGAAGCGCGGCGCCTGGCAGGTCGTGGACCGGGTCCAGCAGATCGAAGGGGTGTCGGCGCTCGCCGACAACTCCGGCTACTCGCCCTTCCTGACCGTGGCCCAGAAGGTGGAACTGCTGGAGACGGCCGACCCCGTCGCCCGGCTCCGGCTCGCCGTCAAGGCGCTGAGCGACCACCTGGCCGAGCAGGACGTCGCCGAGTCCATCGCCAAGGACGTCCAGGACGGCGTCGACAAGCAGCAGCGCGAGTTCCTGCTGCGGCGACAGTTGGAGGCCGTGCGCAAGGAACTGCGCGAACTCAACGGCGAGAAGGACGGCGAGGAGTCCGACGACTACCGCACCCGCGTCGAGGCCGCCGACCTGCCGGAGAAGGTACGGGAGGCCGCCCTCAAGGAAGTCGAGAAGCTGGAGCGCTCCAGCGACCAGTCGCCCGAGGGCTCCTGGATCCGCACCTGGCTCGACACCGTGCTGGAACTGCCCTGGAACGAACGCACCGAGGACGAGTACGACATCCGCGGCGCCCGTGCGGTGCTCGACGCCGAGCACGCCGGACTGAGCGACGTGAAGGACCGCATCACCGAGTACCTGGCGGTCCGCAAGCGGCGCTCCGAGCGCGGCATGGGCGTCATCGGCGGGCGGCGCGGCGGGGCCGTGCTGGCCCTCGTGGGCCCGCCCGGGGTCGGAAAGACCAGCCTCGGCGAGAGCGTCGCCCACGCGATGGGCCGCAAGTTCGTGCGCGTCGCGCTCGGCGGCGTACGGGACGAGGCCGAGATCCGCGGCCACCGGCGGACCTACGTCGGCGCGCTGCCCGGCCGGATCGTGCGGGCCATCAAGGAGGCCGGTTCGATGAACCCGGTCGTCCTCCTGGACGAGATCGACAAGGTCGGGTCCGACTTCCGGGGCGACCCGGCCGCCGCCCTCCTGGAGGTCCTCGACCCCGCCCAGAACCACACCTTCCGGGACCACTACCTGGAGGTCGAACTCGACCTCAGCGACGTGGTCTTCCTGGCCACCGCCAACGTCCTGGAAGCCATCCCGGAAGCCCTCGCCGACCGCATGGAACTGGTCCGCCTCGACGGCTACACGGAGGACGAGAAGGTCGTCATCGCCCGCGACCACCTGCTGCCCCGCCAGCTGGAGCGCGCCGGCCTCGGCGCCGACGAGGTGGTCCTGGAGGAGGACGCCCTGCGCCGGCTCGCCGGCGAGTACACCCGCGAGGCGGGCGTACGGACCCTGGAGCGCTCCCTCGCGCGGCTGCTGCGCAAGGTGGCCTCACAGCACGAGCTGGGGGAACGGGAACTGCCGTTCCACGTCGGCGCCGACGACCTGCGGCCGCTCATCGGGCGACCGCACCACGTCCCGGAGTCCGCGCAGGACCCGGCCGAGCGGCGGACCGCCGTGCCCGGCGTGGCCACCGGCCTCGCCGTGACCGGGGCCGGCGGCGACGTCCTGTACGTCGAGGCCTCCCTGGCCGACCCGGAGACCGGCGCCGCCGGGCTGACCCTGACCGGCCAGTTGGGCGACGTGATGAAGGAGTCCGCGCAGATCGCGCTCAGCTTCCTGCGCTCGCACGGCGCGGAACTGGAGCTCCCGGTCGCCGACCTGAAGGACCGGGGCGTGCACATCCACTTCCCGGCCGGCGCGGTCCCCAAGGACGGGCCGAGCGCGGGCATCACCATGACGACCGCGCTGGCCTCGCTGCTGTCGGGCCGCCAGGTCCGCACCGACGTCGCCATGACCGGCGAGGTCTCGCTGACCGGGCGGGTCCTGCCCATCGGCGGGGTCAAGCAGAAGCTGCTCGCCGCGCACCGGGCGGGCCTGACCACCGTGATCATCCCCAAGCGCAACGAGGCCGACCTGGACGACGTCCCGGCCGAGGTGCTGGAGGGACTGGAGGTACACCCGGTGACCGACGTCCGCCAGGTGCTGGAGCTGGCCCTGGCCGGGGCGGAGGTCGCGGCCGCGGTGGCCGCCTGA
- a CDS encoding response regulator transcription factor, whose amino-acid sequence MEQTHTTHNGAAATPGAQRRVLVVEDDRTIADAVAARLRAEGFQVQAAHDGPAAVSAAESWLPELLVLDVMLPGFDGLEVCRRVQAQRPVPVLMLTARDDETDMLVGLGVGADDYMTKPFSMRELAARVHVLLRRVERATLAATAPRGATLRLGDLEIDHAQRRVRVHTEDVHLTPTEFDLLVCLAGTPRAVLSREQLLAEVWDWADASGTRTVDSHIKALRRKIGAERIRTVHGVGYALETPAQP is encoded by the coding sequence ATGGAACAGACACACACCACCCACAACGGCGCCGCGGCCACCCCAGGCGCCCAGCGGCGCGTGCTCGTGGTCGAGGACGACCGCACCATCGCCGACGCCGTCGCGGCCCGGCTGCGCGCCGAGGGCTTCCAGGTCCAGGCCGCCCACGACGGCCCTGCCGCCGTCTCGGCGGCCGAGAGCTGGCTGCCCGAGCTGCTGGTGCTGGACGTCATGCTGCCCGGCTTCGACGGGCTGGAGGTCTGCCGTCGGGTGCAGGCACAGCGTCCGGTGCCGGTGCTGATGCTCACCGCCCGGGACGACGAGACCGACATGCTCGTCGGCCTCGGGGTCGGGGCCGACGACTACATGACGAAGCCGTTCTCGATGCGCGAGCTGGCCGCACGGGTCCACGTACTGCTGAGACGGGTGGAGCGGGCCACACTGGCCGCGACGGCCCCGCGCGGGGCCACCCTGCGCCTGGGCGATCTGGAGATCGACCACGCGCAGCGCCGGGTCCGCGTGCACACCGAGGACGTGCACCTGACACCGACCGAGTTCGATCTGCTGGTGTGCCTGGCCGGCACGCCGCGGGCGGTCCTCTCGCGGGAGCAGTTGCTGGCGGAGGTGTGGGACTGGGCCGACGCGTCCGGGACCCGTACCGTCGACAGCCACATCAAGGCGCTGCGCCGGAAGATCGGCGCGGAACGGATCCGCACGGTCCACGGCGTCGGGTACGCCCTGGAGACCCCGGCCCAGCCGTGA
- a CDS encoding glycosyltransferase family 39 protein, producing MESAPVPRKHPEVDISRDISRTALWRWVPPLVAVALGLWSLERGPAGGSMWRDESVTVQVAHRPLGDLWTLLGQVDAVHGLHYLLMHGVFALWDGGLWALRLPSVAATALAAAGVAAVAHRPAGERAALWAGTAYAVLPPVQMYAQEGRSYALVACAVVWATHLMLCGRWAAYTVVLLLGCWLHEFAVLALLAHGFVARRSRGWRWSAAVVVVALLPLAWVSAAQAERQLGWLGRPSGQDWAAYGVLVLAVALLARGTSVPRELVRVAVPLALLPPGLLLLVSLAHPWYVDRYVLYALAGLALLVGARLAAARGLWPWVLTAALLAPFGWWSVWLRTPESRKDDVLAVAAAVRERARPGDAVLFMPSRRREWLLSSPAVYAPLRDLALDRSPTASRSLWGTEADPARIRARLAAAPRVVALLDPEGQPLDPYPAEVAKREALTAGFVPCSQTRVRGARIVVYAARGAAGGCDRD from the coding sequence ATGGAGTCCGCACCCGTCCCGCGGAAGCACCCGGAGGTCGACATCAGCCGCGACATCAGCCGCACGGCCCTCTGGCGGTGGGTGCCCCCGCTCGTCGCCGTCGCCCTGGGGCTCTGGTCCCTGGAACGCGGTCCGGCCGGCGGCAGCATGTGGCGCGACGAATCCGTCACCGTCCAAGTGGCGCACCGCCCCCTGGGCGACCTGTGGACGCTGCTCGGGCAGGTCGACGCCGTGCACGGGCTCCACTACCTGCTCATGCACGGCGTGTTCGCCCTGTGGGACGGCGGCCTGTGGGCGCTGCGCCTGCCGTCCGTCGCCGCCACCGCCCTGGCCGCCGCCGGGGTGGCCGCGGTGGCCCACCGGCCGGCGGGGGAGCGGGCCGCCCTGTGGGCCGGGACCGCCTACGCCGTCTTGCCGCCCGTGCAGATGTACGCGCAGGAGGGGCGCTCGTACGCTCTCGTCGCCTGCGCCGTGGTGTGGGCCACCCACCTGATGCTGTGCGGGCGGTGGGCGGCGTACACGGTGGTGCTGCTGCTCGGCTGCTGGCTGCACGAGTTCGCCGTACTGGCCCTGCTCGCGCACGGCTTCGTCGCCCGGCGCTCGCGCGGTTGGCGGTGGAGCGCCGCCGTCGTCGTGGTCGCGCTGCTGCCGCTGGCCTGGGTCAGCGCGGCGCAGGCCGAGCGACAGTTGGGCTGGCTCGGGCGGCCGAGTGGGCAGGACTGGGCGGCGTACGGGGTGCTCGTGCTCGCGGTGGCACTGCTCGCCCGGGGGACGTCGGTGCCCCGGGAACTCGTCCGGGTCGCCGTACCGCTCGCGCTGCTGCCGCCCGGACTGCTGCTGCTCGTCTCGCTCGCACACCCCTGGTACGTCGACCGGTACGTCCTCTACGCGCTGGCCGGGCTCGCCCTGCTCGTCGGCGCCCGGCTCGCGGCCGCGCGCGGGCTCTGGCCGTGGGTGTTGACGGCCGCGCTGCTCGCGCCGTTCGGCTGGTGGTCGGTGTGGCTGCGGACCCCGGAGAGCCGCAAGGACGACGTGCTCGCGGTGGCGGCCGCCGTCCGGGAACGGGCGCGGCCCGGGGACGCCGTGCTGTTCATGCCGTCCCGGCGCCGCGAGTGGCTGCTGTCCTCGCCCGCCGTGTACGCGCCCCTGCGCGACCTCGCCCTGGACCGCTCCCCGACCGCCTCGCGGAGCCTGTGGGGCACGGAGGCCGACCCGGCTCGGATCCGGGCGCGGTTGGCCGCGGCCCCCCGGGTGGTGGCCCTGCTGGACCCGGAGGGACAACCCCTGGACCCGTACCCGGCGGAGGTCGCGAAGCGGGAGGCGTTGACCGCCGGGTTCGTGCCGTGCTCGCAGACGCGGGTGCGGGGCGCGCGGATCGTGGTCTACGCGGCCCGGGGCGCGGCCGGCGGCTGCGACCGGGACTGA